GTAAGTTATTTATCACTAATGACTGATAGTGTCGCTTCGCAATCAGTGAATAATATTCCATTACTACCAGTAGTTAACCCAAATGTTAAAAATAGAGTAGATTCTGTGAATAGTTATAAATTTCCAGATAATTTCCTGTGGGGCGTTGCTACTTCTGCATATCAAATAGAGGGCGCGGTATCAGAAGGCGGTCGCAAGCCGAGTGTTTGGGATACTTTTAGTGCTAAACCAGGAAAGATTAAAAATAATGATACAGGTGCAGTTGCTAACAATCACTACCATTTATATAAATCCGATGTGCAATTAATGGCAGCATTGGGAATTAAACATTATCGTTTTAGTATTGCATGGTCGCGCATTATTCCTGATGGTAGGGGTCAAGTAAATGAAGCAGGAGTTGATTTTTATAAAGGCTTAGTTGATACTCTGCGGGAATACGGAATTACACCCCACGCTACCTTATATCATTGGGATACTCCCCAAGCTTTAGATGATTTATATGGTTCTTGGCGGAGTCGAGAGATGGCGAAGGATTTTGCTGACTATGCTACAGCAGTTGTGAGTCGTTTGGGCGATCGCATTACTGATTGGATGACGCTAAACGAAATTGTTATTTTTACTCATCTCGGCTATGCGGTTAATACTGAAGCACCCTTTGCACCTGGAACCAGCGTTAAAACTCTTAAAGAAGTATGGCAAACTTCTCATCATGCTTTGTTAGCGCATGGTTTAGGTTGTCAAGCTATTCGTGCTGCTTCTCCTGTTAAATGTTCTGTGGCGCTGGTAGATAATATTTCTGTGACAGTTCCAGTTACGGAGTCAGCAGAAGATATCACCGCAGCGCAAAAAGCTTTGCATACTAACTGGGTGAATGGCGGGGTAATTTTTCCAGCGCTTACAGGTGCTTATAGTCCAGCAATGTTAGAAAAGTTAGGTAAAAATGCGCCTGATAT
This genomic stretch from Oculatellaceae cyanobacterium harbors:
- a CDS encoding GH1 family beta-glucosidase — encoded protein: MKRRNVIAGIGAGGLVSYLSLMTDSVASQSVNNIPLLPVVNPNVKNRVDSVNSYKFPDNFLWGVATSAYQIEGAVSEGGRKPSVWDTFSAKPGKIKNNDTGAVANNHYHLYKSDVQLMAALGIKHYRFSIAWSRIIPDGRGQVNEAGVDFYKGLVDTLREYGITPHATLYHWDTPQALDDLYGSWRSREMAKDFADYATAVVSRLGDRITDWMTLNEIVIFTHLGYAVNTEAPFAPGTSVKTLKEVWQTSHHALLAHGLGCQAIRAASPVKCSVALVDNISVTVPVTESAEDITAAQKALHTNWVNGGVIFPALTGAYSPAMLEKLGKNAPDIQPGDLEIINQPIDYLGLNIYTGSYVRAADNQEGFEFLNMPKGYPKLDMPWLYIVPESLYWGIRHISDTLGRNDLPVFITENGCATQDKLNDKFEVIDTDRIMYLRQYLKSAHRAIAEGYPLKGYYQWSFMDNFEWTSGYDHRFGIVYVDYKTQRRTPKASANWYAECIRQNRVV